TGAAATCGCAGCACTGCTTAATGAACACTTGCAAGATATGTATGCCACCTCGCCAGCAGAAAGCGTACATGCCCTTGATTTAAGTAAATTACGCCAACCAGAAATCACTTTTTGGACGGTTTGGGATAGCAACCAATTGATGGGCTGCGGAGCCATAAAACGTTTGTCTGCCAATCACGCTGAAATTAAATCAATGCGAGTGGCCAATGCACATCGCCGCAAAGGAGTGGCAGCTAAGTTACTGCAACACATGTTAACCCATGCTCAACAACAGCAATATCAGTTGCTGAGTTTAGAAACCGGCACCATGGCCTTTTTTGAGCCTGCGCGACAGCTGTATCGTCAATTTGGTTTTGAAGTGGGTGATAAATTTGCCGATTACCTAGATGACCCCAATAGTATGTTTATGCACAAAGTCTTGGGCAAATAAACACAATTAGGGGCATTTGAGTCATTAATCACAAACTAAATGCCCCTAAACTATGTGGGTTAATGCTGAATATGGATTTCACGCACTGGGCAAGGGATGCTAATGTTAGCTTTGCTTAATGCACTAATAATAGATTGATTAGTTTGATATTTTGCTTGGAAGTAGTTGGCTGTAGGAACCCAATAACGAATGCCAATCTCCATCCCAATACTGTTAAAACCATTAATGCCAACGAGCGGTGCGGGTTGCTGATTGACCATCTCAGAGCTTGCTAATGCTTGTTGAATAATGCCCACAACTTTATTGCTATCTGCTTGATACTCGATATTAATTTTATTCTCTACCAACTTGTATTCAAATGAGTTATGTAAAATCTCACCCACAATGTGCTTATTGGGGATGCTAATTTGCTCGCCTTCTTCATTGGTTAAAATGGTCAAGCCGAGTTTGATTTCTGTCACCACACCACTAACATTTTTAATTTCAATGGTATTACCGACCACAAATGGGCGAGTCACAATAATGGTGACACCGGCAGCATAATTAGACAGCATGCCTTGTAAGGCTAAACCAGCACCCAGTGAAGCCGCACCAATGGCGGCAACCATAGGAGTAACACTGATCCCCAACTTACCCAATGCCACCACTGCAACCATAATGATAATTATGATCCGCACTAGATTCGAAGTGAAATTACTCAAGGTAATATCAATGTTGTGCTTAACAAATTGAGCAGCAACAAAATTAGATACTTTGTTGGCGACCCACAGCCCAAGTAGAAAAATTAATAATGCACCGACTAGTTGAAAACTATACTGCACTAAAAACTCAGTGATTAGGGTATAAACGTTTTGCAGTTGTTCAAGTTCTTGTTCTAAGCTGGCCTGGTCCATGGGGCATCCTTATTTAATGCAAACACTAATTTTTTTGTGAGCTATATCATAACAAGTTTATGAGTTTAAAAGATAATCTGCTTATTCAGACAGTTTTCACAATCGACTGCTATTTTGCCTAGTAAGATAACTTTTTATCATCTATTGGAGTCATTATGCGTCATTTTATTTTACTACTCAGTTTGATATTTACCAGTGTGTCAGCTCAAGCTGCTGCCGAACAACAATGGCTAAAAGTGGGCGATAAGTTAGCCCCGATTAGCTTGCAAGATCAGTTTGATAAGCCAATTGAAGTTACCGCAAAAACTACAATGCTGATTTTTAGTCGTGATATGGATGGTGGTGAAGTGGTTCAGGCAGCTTTTGCTGAAGCACCAAAAGAACAGTGGCCGCAAAACATGGTTTATATTGCCGATATTAGTGGTATGCCGTCTTTAATTGCTAAGTTTATCGCTGTGCCGAAAATGAAAGATTATCCATTTGTACTCGGGCTTGATAGAGAAGGCGCGGCGACTGCAAACCTACCAACAACCGAAAAGCAAGCAACCATCATCAAACTGAATCAATTAGAAGTGATCTCAATTGAGCAAGTAGCAGATGCTAATCTGTTGATTAAAAAGTGGTAAAGAAGCATTTTTTGTAATTAGAAAAAGTCGAAATACTCATTAATTACGCCCAGTTTTTATAGGTCAGATACAGTAGTTTTAAAGCCAATTTCTTTGTGAAATTGGCTTTTTTATTGCTGGAATAAAAAATTGCTATTTTTGCATAAAAATTCGTTGCATCTAGGGTGAAAATATCGTTTACTGCGCATGTTTTTACGCTGATGTAAGAACAAAGTTAACCATGTTAATTTTGAACTGTCACTTTTGCTTAAATTTTATGCCCAACTTAGAGGAGGCACTGGCCTAATGAGCCAATTTCAAACTATTGATGTAGCTGATTATTATGACAAAGACACTTTCGCCCGCATTGAAGCATTTGCGAAAGATAAACCGACGCCGTTTGTTGTCATTGATACACAAATCGTTGCAAAACAATACGATGATATGGTTAGTAATTTTCCGTTCGCTAACGTGTATTACGCGGTAAAAGCTAACCCAGCAAAAGAAATTTTAACCTTGTTGCGTGACAAAGGCTCAAACTTTGATATCGCTTCAATTTATGAATTAAAAATGGTGACAGATATTGGTGTAAGCACTGACAGAGTCAGTTATGGCAACACCATTAAAAAGCGCGCTGATGTTCGTGCTTTTTATCAGCAAGGCGTGCGCATGTTTGCCTCTGATTCTGAAGCCGATTTACGTATGATTGCACAAGAAGCTCCCGGTTCAAAAGTGTATGTTCGTATTTTAACTGAAGGCACCCATACCGCTGATTGGCCTTTGTCTCGTAAGTTTGGCTGTCAAAATGAAATGGCCTACGACTTATTAGTATTAGCCAAAGAGCTAGGCTTGGTACCTCATGGTATCTCGTTCCATGTTGGTTCACAGCAACGTGATATTGGTGCGTGGGATTCTGCCATTGGTAAAGTGAAAAGCATTTTTGATCGTCTACGTGATGAGCATGACATTGTGCTAAAAATGATTAACTTAGGTGGTGGTTTTCCTGCTAATTATTTAGATAAAACCAATGAGTTAGCCACTTATGCGCAGCAAATTAAGCACTTTTTACATGAAGACTTTGGTGATGAATTACCCGAGATCATTTTAGAGCCGGGCCGATCTTTATTATCTAATGCCGGTGTATTGGTGTCGGAAGTGGTATTGATTTCACGTAAATCTCATACCGCTCTAGAGCGCTGGGTATTTACTGATGTTGGTAAGTTTTCTGGTTTGATTGAAACCATGGATGAAGCGATTAAGTTCCCCATCTACACCCATCGTAAAGGTGAGTTAGATAAATGCGTTATTGCTGGGCCAACTTGTGACAGTGCAGACATTATGTACGAGCATTACAGCTATGGTTTACCTATTGATTTAGCCATTGGCGACCGTATGTATTGGTTAACGGCTGGGGCGTACACCACGACTTATTCAGCGGTGTGCTTTAATGGTTTTCCACCATTAAAAGATTACTACCTTTAAGGTGTTAAGTCGTTAATGCTGTTGACTTAACCAAGTCATTTAACACTAAAAATAAAGGACGCTTCGGCGTCCTTTAATGTTTGCGGGTAAACCTTACTCAATCGCCGGATTAAGCTGATTGTGCATCATGCTTTTTCAAAATTTGGTAAATTTCTTCTTTTAAATGGAGTTTCTTAGACTTTAAGATTTTCACTTCTGGTGTGGTGTCACTACTACTATGTGCTTCGTGTTGTTTGATTTCTTCATCTAACTGATTATGTTCATCAAATTTACGTAAAAAGTGCGCATCTGAAGTTTTTAGTTTAGTGATTAGTTCGCGGTACTCTGGAAACATAGTTAAGCTCCTTGCTATTGAATTCAAAATTGTTCTTTAGGTTTACCCTAGTCCTAATTTTGATTTTTTAAATTGATGTAAATCAATTTACAGCAAATTCACAAAAATATTTTTTGTCGTCACTATTATTTGTCATACTCAATATTCTGGCATTTTAGATGTCGTTTATTTGTAACCTTTTTATGACAACTTAATCATCATAAAAAGAGAATTGTGATCAAGTTAACCTTTTATGATGGTATAGTAGGTTACAGTTTACGAAACACAGCGTTTCATTTTAAAGATAATTAAAAGGGGTTCAGCATGTCTGAAGTATTCCACTTAGGTTTGACCAAAAAAATGCTAGATGGCGCGACATTAGCAATTGTGCCTGGTGATCCAGAGCGTGTTAAGCGCATTGCTGAACTTATGGACGATGCCACTTTTTTAGCCAGTCATCGTGAATATACTAGCTATCTAGCATACATTGATGGCAAGCCTGTTGTGGTTTGTTCAACGGGGATTGGTGGTCCTTCAACCTCTATTGCAGTTGAAGAATTAGCTCAACTCGGTGTCACTACCTTTTTACGTGTTGGTACCACAGGTGCGATTCAGCCAAATGTAAACGTAGGTGATGTGATTGTGACTCAGGCATCGGTGCGTTTAGATGGCGCTAGTTTACATTTTGCGCCACTTGAATTTCCTGCTGCTGCTAATTTTGAGTGTACTACCGCAATGGTTGCAGCATGTCGTGAAGCCGGGGTTGAACCGCATGTGGGTATTACAGCCTCTTCAGACACTTTCTACCCAGGTCAAGAACGTTATGACACAGTTTCAGGCCGAGTTACTCAACGCTTTGTGGGGTCAATGAAAGAATGGCAATCAATGGGCGTGCTTAATTACGAAATGGAGTCAGCAACATTATTTACTATGTGTGCCACTCAAGGCTGGCGTGCGGCATGTGTTGCCGGTGTGATCGTTAACCGTACTCAACAAGAAATTCCTGATGAAGCCACAATGAAGCAAACTGAAGTCAGTGCTGTGTCTATTGTTGTTGCAGCCGCTAAAAAGCTGCTTAGCTAAATCAAGCGATTTTTTTGAGTCAATCTAACGCCTAATTGTGCAAACAATTGGGCGTTTTTTATATTCTTCCCCTTTTTTGCATCGTCAGATTTATCTTAGTCAGCCAGCCTTTGTTTGATAATTTCTTGCTAGATATTTTGAAACAATTTTTAATCACATCAAGATAGATCTTTGATCAAATATCACTTTGCATTTCATGATTCCTACTGTATGGTTGACATAATATGTCGCATTTTTTAATTTATTTTTAAGATTGTTGGCATGGGTCTCTATCTTCAGGAGGGAGAGTATGGAGCTTGAAAATCCTATTACTGTTTGGGTATGCCTTGGCATTATCTTGATGTTAGCCGAAATCATTATTCCAGGCGGTATCGTCATATTACTGGGTTCGGCTTGCTTAGTGGTGGCCTTAGCTTTAGCGACTGGCATTGTTGAAGGAATTGCGCAAAGTTTAACCTTATGGTTTATCACATCCATGGTGTTGTTACTTAGCTTTCGCCATGTGACTCAACAAATGGTTGGTGGTGATTCCCATGTAGGCAATACAGATGAAGAGCTTGATCTTTATAACCAAATTGCTGTGGTCAAAGAAGCTATCGGACCTGGACAGCAAACAGGGCGGATACACTGCTTAGGATCAGATTGGACCGCATTAGGTGATGGCTCTGAAATTAAAGCGGGCAGTAAAGTTAGAATTATATGTCGGGAAAACATTGCGTTAGTGGTTGAACCCTTGGTGGAATAATCCACTGATGTCGCCATTGATGTTGAACTAAAAGGAATAAATTATGTTCTTGATCACCTTATTATTTTTGTTTGTATTATTTATTTTATATAAATTGATGCTGATAGTACCGATGCGTGAAGTGCATGTTATTGAGCGCTTAGGTAAGTTTCGTACTGTGCTACAGCCCGGATTCCACTTTCTAATTCCTTTCTTTGATCGTGTTGCGTATCGCCATGACACTCGCGAAGAAGTGTTAGATGTGCCGCCTCAAAGTTGTATTTCTAAAGATAACACTCAGTTAGAAGTGGATGGCTTAGTATATTTAAAAGTGATGGACGGTAAATTAGCCAGTTATGGTATTGAAAATTATCGTCGTGCTGCGGTTAACCTTGCACAAACCACGATGCGTTCTGAAATAGGTAAACTGACCTTATCTCAAACCTTTTCAGAGCGTGACAGCCTTAACGAATCCATTGTACGTGAAATCGATAAAGCCTCTGATCCTTGGGGGATCAAAGTGTTGCGGTACGAGATCAAAAACATTACCCCTTCGCACCATGTTATTCATACCCTTGA
This Shewanella aestuarii DNA region includes the following protein-coding sequences:
- a CDS encoding mechanosensitive ion channel family protein, whose translation is MDQASLEQELEQLQNVYTLITEFLVQYSFQLVGALLIFLLGLWVANKVSNFVAAQFVKHNIDITLSNFTSNLVRIIIIIMVAVVALGKLGISVTPMVAAIGAASLGAGLALQGMLSNYAAGVTIIVTRPFVVGNTIEIKNVSGVVTEIKLGLTILTNEEGEQISIPNKHIVGEILHNSFEYKLVENKINIEYQADSNKVVGIIQQALASSEMVNQQPAPLVGINGFNSIGMEIGIRYWVPTANYFQAKYQTNQSIISALSKANISIPCPVREIHIQH
- a CDS encoding type III PLP-dependent enzyme, whose translation is MSQFQTIDVADYYDKDTFARIEAFAKDKPTPFVVIDTQIVAKQYDDMVSNFPFANVYYAVKANPAKEILTLLRDKGSNFDIASIYELKMVTDIGVSTDRVSYGNTIKKRADVRAFYQQGVRMFASDSEADLRMIAQEAPGSKVYVRILTEGTHTADWPLSRKFGCQNEMAYDLLVLAKELGLVPHGISFHVGSQQRDIGAWDSAIGKVKSIFDRLRDEHDIVLKMINLGGGFPANYLDKTNELATYAQQIKHFLHEDFGDELPEIILEPGRSLLSNAGVLVSEVVLISRKSHTALERWVFTDVGKFSGLIETMDEAIKFPIYTHRKGELDKCVIAGPTCDSADIMYEHYSYGLPIDLAIGDRMYWLTAGAYTTTYSAVCFNGFPPLKDYYL
- a CDS encoding GNAT family N-acetyltransferase, producing MDIKIDDLSGPEIAALLNEHLQDMYATSPAESVHALDLSKLRQPEITFWTVWDSNQLMGCGAIKRLSANHAEIKSMRVANAHRRKGVAAKLLQHMLTHAQQQQYQLLSLETGTMAFFEPARQLYRQFGFEVGDKFADYLDDPNSMFMHKVLGK
- a CDS encoding NfeD family protein, with amino-acid sequence MELENPITVWVCLGIILMLAEIIIPGGIVILLGSACLVVALALATGIVEGIAQSLTLWFITSMVLLLSFRHVTQQMVGGDSHVGNTDEELDLYNQIAVVKEAIGPGQQTGRIHCLGSDWTALGDGSEIKAGSKVRIICRENIALVVEPLVE
- a CDS encoding YdcH family protein; its protein translation is MFPEYRELITKLKTSDAHFLRKFDEHNQLDEEIKQHEAHSSSDTTPEVKILKSKKLHLKEEIYQILKKHDAQSA
- the udp gene encoding uridine phosphorylase; translation: MSEVFHLGLTKKMLDGATLAIVPGDPERVKRIAELMDDATFLASHREYTSYLAYIDGKPVVVCSTGIGGPSTSIAVEELAQLGVTTFLRVGTTGAIQPNVNVGDVIVTQASVRLDGASLHFAPLEFPAAANFECTTAMVAACREAGVEPHVGITASSDTFYPGQERYDTVSGRVTQRFVGSMKEWQSMGVLNYEMESATLFTMCATQGWRAACVAGVIVNRTQQEIPDEATMKQTEVSAVSIVVAAAKKLLS
- a CDS encoding SPFH domain-containing protein is translated as MFLITLLFLFVLFILYKLMLIVPMREVHVIERLGKFRTVLQPGFHFLIPFFDRVAYRHDTREEVLDVPPQSCISKDNTQLEVDGLVYLKVMDGKLASYGIENYRRAAVNLAQTTMRSEIGKLTLSQTFSERDSLNESIVREIDKASDPWGIKVLRYEIKNITPSHHVIHTLEKQMEAERRKRAEITLANAEKAAMINMSQGERQEAINLSEGQKQKRINEAVGTGKEISIIANAKAEGMEMICKALAVNGGNDAMNMLLKEQFISQVGKILAESQVSVVPAEMAKLEGFFEGMEQVTHAVSGSQSTAKGAR